One Mugil cephalus isolate CIBA_MC_2020 chromosome 22, CIBA_Mcephalus_1.1, whole genome shotgun sequence genomic window carries:
- the si:dkeyp-27e10.3 gene encoding UPF0606 protein KIAA1549 isoform X1 — translation MDSLTPPGPRSRTRTRVGPGTCRQALAVILLVAATLVSMVTSSSPAAGVLDFNRTTEPSSPSSSLSPPGPPGPSWSSESLYQGNHGGAGSAEDTDSGAQGIHLLLRPPDLLSPSLPPPLPPHSQPTLTPPPPWDQGPSLEESWGSGDYLETLSFMVPDGEELALATPLPSLPYDQDPGDDWVSYDTAFPSRPTLPLSSSLPLSPSSPTPSFPLHTPPTHPDLFPTWDEDYDVEDLVPLEPTEILLPDMNSLEYYTNLVARERERERERERERERVREREKERERERDRQREREREEVKEEDRLNQTDSRPPISPATAQTLNPPSSLSLSPGPPPGLEPRDPLPGPTPPLTLSPTSPREGKTFPPSAPPKTPSISSTPAPVPKDLAPVPGRPRPPSNTTSRVLPPPPLGPPTLPDRPERPSLVTEKPARPPPTTTTTTTTTSQRTAISLTRAPPVTTPRVAQTPPTRQYLCNVTKPEMYLVRVVSSRGSSAGFSQVRDVLRREFNRSVELQFLRTPSSFAFRVVSGPLIFTAVSVINALRKPPPRGSAPVPVVSPLYAVPDLRYQVHSVLQFVPVHVDIRVCNFSQRVETGLMMAYAETRRRSHETGDTTVQLLNITMDVSRLALDHKVPVDVTFAVRDGRGFLPGSEVSQHLRKLSLVEFSFYVGFPALQIAEPFHYPELNTSHHLRSTWVRTVLLGVLDQLVAERSFKARLERRLALLLEEGLQESSRRRWRRATAVGNNSLQVVRVSRLSGAQHPLEVFYFVEGPGGDRVSAEDTASTLNRLDLQRAAIILGHRVQRPLAQPVETLSVPPAETQSSSVWLIVGVVVPVLLAVFIIIILYWKLCGSEKLEFQPDAVNTVQQRQKLQAPSVKGFDFAKLHLGQHSKDDIMVIQEPRPLPPPKEATPPTPRSKASSTKAPRSGRRRGRLSPSDASLGSDQSSGRESGEDSTRAEATPTEGKQHRKTPKNGRTKMGGGSGPEELLSSSSIFDHVDRLSRGSSDGTRRQGNKVQLIAMQPRPSPPPPLSPPLTQRLNTEVALRHKSEIEHHRNKLRQRAKRRGQCEFPSMDDIMDAFGDGPVQTETAQRLYSSAHDHMDCILQADAPPARGRRSPRGRRTQPGPGSLPDTDRDRLLADHSATYRKHPGLNNVAYMSALSQSDPDLPPDHGSPSPTDEVFDPAPPPPPYMPPQPSIEEARQQMHSLLDDAFALVSPSSQGSAGLSGVSPVLPSPPPQTRPPGRQGGSFPAAPPHSPFSARYAELGMSPTSLQGLMHRQGLSSGGYGSTGDQLQDSVYSSRGQYEDPPSSSRPRPVGGSTGAQLHHLTQVGLSSQIGAYPGVGRSMSGPTGSSWTQQHSDQDLSRPGASRESVLSFPESSSSSVFQMPSSSLRDPSAPPLLLTSPTPEYLPEDAPPSAHTSASLIKAIREELRRLAQKQAAVPSYP, via the exons ATGGACTCTTTAACCCCACCGGGCCCCCgctccaggaccaggaccagggtgGGCCCTGGGACCTGCAGACAAGCGCTCGCTGTGATCCTGCTGGTGGCTGCCACTCTGGTTTCCATGGTGACCTCAAGTTCACCTGCTGCAG GCGTGCTGGACTTCAATAGGACAACTGAGCCTTCATCGCCATCCTCATCCTTGTCCCCCCCGGGGCCTCCAGGTCCCAGCTGGTCCTCAGAGTCTCTGTACCAGGGTAACCATGGCGGTGCCGGTTCTGCAGAGGACACGGACTCTGGGGCCCAGGGGATCCACCTTCTCCTGAGACCTCCAGACCTCCTGTCCCCGAGTctaccccctcccctccccccacacagCCAGCCCACCCtcactccccctcccccctggGACCAGGGCCCCTCCCTGGAGGAGTCCTGGGGTTCTGGGGACTACCTGGAGACGCTGTCTTTCATGGTCCCCGATGGGGAGGAGCTGGCTCTGGCCACGCCTCTGCCCAGCCTCCCCTACGACCAGGACCCGGGCGACGACTGGGTCTCCTACGACACGGCCTTTCCATCCCGTCCCACCCTCCcactctcctccagcctcccccTATCACCCTCCTCTCCCACCCCCAGCTTTCCCTTGCAcactccccccacccacccagacctGTTCCCCACCTGGGACGAGGACTACGACGTGGAGGACCTGGTCCCGTTAGAGCCGACGGAGATTCTGCTGCCGGACATGAACAGTCTGGAGTACTACACCAACCTGGTGGcccgggagagagagagggagagagagagggagagggagagagagagggtgagggagagagagaaggagagggagagagagagagacagacagagggagagggagagggaggaggtgaaggaggaggaccgGTTGAACCAGACTGACTCCAGACCACCCATTTCTCCTGCAACAGCTCAAACCCTGAATCCTCCTTCTTCCCTGTCCCTGAGTCCTGGTCCTCCCCCAGGACTGGAGCCCAGGGACCCCCTCCCAGGgcccacccctcccctcacccttTCACCGACTTCCCCAAGGGAGGGTAAGACCTTTCCTCCATCAGCCCCCCCCAAAACCCCTTCCATCTCTTCTACTCCTGCCCCGGTACCCAAAGACCTAGCCCCAGTCCCGGGCAGACCCCGTCCTCCATCCAACACCACCAGCCGGGTCCTGCCCCCTCCCCCACTGggaccccccaccctccccgaCAGACCAGAGAGGCCTTCGTTAGTCACAGAGAAGCCAGCTAGGCCCCcccccacaaccaccaccaccaccaccaccaccagccagaGGACAGCCATCAGCCTGACCAGAGCCCCCCCAGTGACTACGCCCAGAGTGGCCCAGACCCCACCCACCAGACAGTACCTGTGCAATGTCACCAAGCCGGAGATGTACCTGGTCAGAGTGG tcaGCTCCAGAGGCTCATCAGCTGGTTTCAGTCAAGTCAGAGACGTCCTGAGGAGAGAGTTCAACCGGTCCGTGGAGCTACAG TTCCTCAGGACTCCGTCCAGTTTTGCCTTTCGCGTCGTGTCGGGTCCGTTGATCTTCACCGCCGTCTCCGTCATCAACGCCCTCCGCAAGCCACCGCCCCGAGGCTCCGCCCCCGTCCCCGTCGTGTCTCCACTGTACGCCGTCCCTGACCTCCGCTACCAGGTCCACTCCGTCCTGCAGTTTGTCCCGGTCCATGTGGACATTAGAGTCTGTAACTTCAGCCAGAGGGTGGAGACCGGACTGATGATGGCGTACGCCGAGACCCGGAGACGGTCCCACGAGACAGGAGACACCACGGTACAG CTGCTGAACATCACCATGGACGTGTCCCGGCTTGCGTTGGACCACAAGGTTCCTGTTGACGTTACGTTTGCGGTGCGTGATGGGCGGGGCTTCCTgccggggtcagaggtcagccaACACCTGAGGAAGCTCAGCCTGGTGGAGTTCAGCTTCTACGTCGGGTTTCCCGCCCTGCAGATCGCAGAAC CCTTCCACTACCCTGAGCTCAACACGTCTCACCACCTGCGCTCCACCTGGGTCCGTACAG TCCTGCTGGGGGTTCTGGACCAGCTGGTGGCTGAGAGGAGTTTTAAAGCTCGACTGGAGAGACGTCTGGCTCTGCTCCTGGAGGAGGGACTGCAGGAGTccagcaggaggcgctggaGGAGGGCCACGGCGGTGGGAAACAACAGCCTGCAG GTGGTGAGGGTCTCCAGACTATCTGGGGCACAGCACCCCCTGGAGGTCTTCTATTTTGTGGAGGGTCCAGGTGGGGACAGGGTCTCAGCTGAGGACACCGCGTCCACCCTGAACCGTCTGGACCTCCAGAGAGCCGCTATCATCCTGGGACACAGAGTCCAGAGACCCCTGGCCCAGC CTGTGGAGACTCTGTCTGTCCCCCCAGCGGAGACTCAGAGCAGCAGTGTCTGGCTGATAGTGGGCGTGGTCGTCCCCGTCCTCCTGGccgtcttcatcatcatcatcctctacTGGAAACTGTGTGGATCCGAGAAACTGGAGTTCCAGCCGGACGCCGTCAACACCGTCCAACAGAGACAGAAG ctccaGGCTCCCAGTGTTAAAGGTTTTGACTTTGCGAAGCTGCATCTGGGTCAACACAGTAAAGATGACATCATGGTCATCCAGGAGCCCCGTCCCCTGCCCCCTCCCAAAGAGgccacaccccccaccccccgctcCAAGGCCTCATCCACCAAGGCGCCGCGGTCTGGACGCCGCAGGGGACG GCTCAGCCCATCAGACGCCTCGTTAGGAAGCGACCAGTCGAGTGGCAGAGAGTCGGGGGAGGACAGCACCAGAGCGGAGGCCACGCCCACCGAGGGAAAACAGCACAGGAAGACGCCCAAAAATG ggAGGACAAAGATGG GTGGAGGCAGCGGTCCAGAGGAGCTCctgtcctcgtcctccatcTTTGACCATGTGGACCGTCTGTCCCGCGGCTCGTCTGATGGAACCCGTCGTCAGGGCAACAAGGTCCAGCTCATCGCCATGCAGCCCCGGCCAAGTCCCCCCCCGCCGCTGAGCCCCCCCCTCACCCAGAGGCTCAACACGGAG GTGGCGCTGAGACACAAGTCTGAGATCGAGCATCACAGGAACAAACTGCGTCAACGCGCTAAGAGACGAGGACAGTGTGAGTTCCCCTCCATGGACGATATCATGGACGCCTTCGGGGACGGACCCGTCCAGACAGAGACGGCGCAGCGTCTCTACAGCTCCGCCCACGACCACATGGACTGCATCCTCCAGGCCGACGCCCCCCCCGCCAG GGGACGGCGGTCTCCTCGGGGCCGGAGGACTCAGCCAGGACCAGGAAGTCTCCCGGATACAGACAGAGACCGGCTGCTCGCAGACCACAGCGCCACCTACAGGAAGCACCCAGGCCTCAACAATGTGGCCTACATG TCTGCTCTGTCACAGTCGGACCCGGACCTGCCCCCGGACCACGGCAGCCCCTCCCCCACCGATGAGGTGTTTGACCCGGCCCCGCCGCCGCCCCCCTACATGCCCCCCCAGCCGTCCATCGAAGAGGCCCGGCAGCAGATGCACTCCCTCCTGGACGACGCCTTCGCACTGGTGTCCCCGTCCTCCCAAGGCAGCGCTGGGCTGAGCGGGGTAAGCCCCGTCCTgcccagcccccccccccagaccCGGCCCCCAGGCCGGCAGGGGGGCTCTTTCCCTGCTGCCCCCCCCCACAGCCCCTTCTCTGCA agATACGCCGAGCTGGGAATGTCCCCCACGTCCCTCCAGGGCCTGATGCACAG ACAGGGTCTCAGCTCTGGAGGGTATGGTTCTACTGGAGACCAGCTTCAGGACTCCGTGTactccagcagggggcagtatgaggaccccccctcctcctccagaccgCGACCTGTAGGGGGCAGCACAG GGGCTCAGCTGCACCACCTGACCCAGGTGGGTCTGTCTAGTCAGATCGGAGCCTACCCCGGGGTGGGGCGCAGCATGTCTGGACCCACAGGATCCAGCTGGACCCAGCAGCACTCAGACCAGGATCTATCCAGACCTGGAGCCAGCAGAGAGAGC GTGCTGTCCTTTCCTgagtcctcctcttcctctgttttccagATGCCCAGCTCCTCTTTGCGGGACCCGTCggcgccccccctcctcctgacCTCCCCGACCCCTGAGTACCTACCTGAGGACGCCCCCCCCTCGGCCCACACCTCCGCCTCCCTGATCAAGGCCATCCGGGAGGAGCTGCGCCGACTGGCCCAGAAACAGGCCGCCGTGCCCAGCTACCCGTAG